In one Oligoflexus sp. genomic region, the following are encoded:
- a CDS encoding S1 family peptidase, with translation MLNGKPSAMLSFLCVLALLSCARAPESVSTPKIIQGHAAEALSYPVVALLKEDSGGVWYAYCSGVMIAADRLLTAAHCTQSSLGEVYEASSLRVQWGQKDPEADLSQALAVASVFVHPHYNPAAMGKDKDGLIKPGAAYDIALWTLQQPITNPLFHPAAIMPPAELSASLQNEQEILLLGYGQTSAWGSPWEKRQLMEAITLYKPRLVWNVRRRELVNGRLITRTVSLEFPGATEVEFYAGDRHLPDTCKGDSGGPAMMKDAGGEWKLLGLTSRGDANCDRGGVYTLVPLMQSWFAGL, from the coding sequence ATGTTGAATGGCAAGCCTTCGGCCATGCTGTCGTTTCTTTGCGTGCTCGCGCTGCTGTCCTGTGCAAGGGCTCCTGAATCTGTCAGCACTCCGAAAATTATTCAGGGTCATGCCGCCGAAGCCTTGAGCTATCCGGTCGTGGCGCTTTTGAAAGAGGACTCGGGTGGCGTCTGGTACGCCTACTGCTCGGGTGTGATGATCGCGGCCGATCGGCTTTTGACCGCGGCGCACTGCACGCAATCTTCCCTGGGCGAGGTGTATGAAGCGTCGTCCCTCCGCGTGCAGTGGGGGCAGAAGGATCCCGAAGCGGATCTGTCCCAGGCCCTGGCGGTCGCCTCCGTCTTTGTTCATCCGCACTATAATCCCGCGGCAATGGGCAAGGACAAGGATGGACTGATCAAGCCTGGGGCCGCTTATGATATCGCGCTTTGGACTTTGCAGCAGCCCATCACGAATCCTTTGTTTCATCCCGCTGCAATCATGCCGCCTGCAGAACTCAGCGCGAGTTTGCAGAATGAGCAGGAGATACTTTTGCTGGGTTATGGACAAACATCGGCGTGGGGATCGCCCTGGGAAAAGCGGCAGCTGATGGAAGCGATCACGCTGTATAAACCGAGACTTGTTTGGAATGTGAGGCGTCGTGAGCTGGTGAATGGGCGGCTTATCACGCGCACGGTGAGTCTCGAATTTCCGGGTGCGACGGAGGTGGAATTCTATGCTGGCGATCGTCATCTGCCGGATACCTGCAAGGGCGATAGCGGAGGGCCGGCGATGATGAAGGACGCGGGAGGAGAGTGGAAGCTTCTTGGTCTGACCTCGCGCGGTGATGCCAACTGCGATCGCGGTGGTGTTTATACCCTTGTCCCTTTGATGCAGAGCTGGTTTGCGGGTCTTTGA